From the Lysinibacillus fusiformis genome, the window TCATGTTGATCGAGCGTCTGGCTAAAAAATTGTAATAGATGCTGCACATCGTAGCCATATCCTTTTTTTCCAAGTGCACCAAAATAAGAAAAATCACGGCGAATAGTTGCAGAATCTATTTTCATCGCTTCACTCAGTTCCTTCGACGAAATACGTTCCATACCTTCTTGTGCAAAGTTTTGAATAAATCGATAGTAAAGAGGAAGTCTTTTTGTAGTGGCTTGTGGAATTTTTAATTCTTGTTTCAAACTTTTTCCTCCTTATGATGTACCTCCATCAATTTTACTGTCTATAACTACTAATTTTAATACATTCATCCTTAACAATATACAACATTTTTGCAATCCCCTGCTGTATTTCTCTTTAGTTAATGGCGCCTTTTACGCAGCTAACTAAAAAGAAATCGTTTCAATCTTACATGACTGCTAGGAATAAGTAAAGCACGGACATTGCATGCAAATCGTTCATCCATTACACTAAGGTAGAATTGAGGTGTCAAGAATGATTGTTTTACAGGTCAATCAACTAACTAAATCCTTTCTTGCAGATGAAATTTTAAGTGGTGTTAAATTAGAAGTTCAACACCGTGACCGCGTTGCCTTAGTAGGACGAAACGGTGCAGGTAAATCTACTTTATTAAAAATAATTGCTGGTCAAATGTCCTATGATTCAGGTGATATCATTATCCCAAAGGATATTCAAATAGGCTATTTAGAGCAACATGCAGGATTAAACTCTACGCTAACAATTTGGAATGAAATGATGACTATTTTCGAATCTCTTCTAGCCCAAGAACAGCTGCTACGCTCACTTGAACAACAAATGGCTGATCCTACTGTTTATGAAAATCCTACTATGTATGCGAAAGTTATGTCGGAATACGATCAATTACAGCATACGTTTAAAGATGCAGGTGGCTATCAATATGAATCAGACATACGGTCAGTCCTTCATGGTATGCAATTTTATTCCGAAGACTATGACAAACCCATCAGTTCCTTATCTGGTGGCCAGCGCACACGTTTAGCACTTGCTAAGCTCTTACTTAGTAAACCAGACCTTTTAATTCTCGATGAGCCTACTAACCATTTAGATATCGAAACACTTTCTTGGTTGGAATCCTATTTAAAGAGCTATGAAGGCGCTATTTTAATTGTTTCCCATGACCGCTACTTCTTAGATCAAGTTGTTTCTATTGTCTACGAAGTATCCCGTCATCGTGTCACAAAATATCCAGGTAATTATAGTGCTTATTTAGATGAAAAAGCTAAAAATTATGAGCGTGATGTCAAGCTCTATGAGCGTCAGCAAGATGAAAAGGCCAAGCTAGAGGATTTTATCCAAAAAAATATTGCACGTGCCTCTACAACAAAAATGGCACAAAGTCGACGCAAAATGCTTGAACGAACAGAGTGGATGGAATCGCCAGATGGTGATGAGAAATCCGCTAGTTTTGGTTTCACGATTGAACGCCAAAGTGGAAATGATGTTTTATCCGTCGATGATTTAACAATTGGTTATAATGATCGTACCATTTCTAGTGGGATTAACCTTCGCTCTTTTCGCGAGGATCGTATAGCCCTTGTTGGACCAAACGGAGTTGGTAAATCGACATTATTAAAAACGATTGTGAAAGATTTAGCGCCTCTTGTAGGTGGTATTCGTTATGGGACGAATGTACAAATCGGCTATTATGATCAAGAGCAAGCAAAGCTATCAAGCAATAAGAGTGTCTTGAAAGAGTTATGGGATGAATGGCCACTTATGAACGAAAAAGATATTCGCACCGTATTGGGACGTTTTCTTTTTAGTGGTGAAGATGTGGATAAAGCAGTATCCTCTTTATCGGGCGGTGAGAAAGCACGCCTTGCACTTGCAAAATTAATGATGCAAAAGGCTAATTTTTTAATTCTCGATGAGCCTACTAACCATTTAGATTTAGATAGCAAAGAGGTTTTAGAAAATGCTTTGATTGATTATCCTGGTACGCTTCTATTTGTTTCACATGACCGCTACTTCATTAATCGTATCGCCACGAAAGTGGTGGAGTTATCTGGAACCGGGTCATTTGAATATTTAGGTGACTATGATTATTATGTAGAGAAAAAGCAGGAACTATTGGAGCTAGCACAAATGAATGCTACCTCCCAAACACAAGTACAGCAAGAGCAACCTGATAAAGCGTCTACATCTAAAATTGATAAAGAAGCGAAAAAACGTGAACGTCAAATTAGACGTATGATCGAAGATTTAGAAAGCAAGATGCAAGAAACGACAGCTATTGTTGCAAGCTTAGAGGAAGCTCTGTGCGACTCTGCCATTTTCACAGACCATGAAAAAATTTCAAATCTTCAAGACGAATTAGCAACTGCTAAAGAACAGCATGAGCTATTAGAATTAGAATGGCTTGAGTTAAATGAAGAACTTGAAAGTATTAATATGTAATTGATGTAAGCCATGTGACCCGTCACATGGCTTTTTCTTTACTTGTCTTCATTTTTCATATATATTGGTCAAGTGCTATTTTTCGACAAAAAATGCCCACAGTTTTATTCACACTATAAATCTAGTAATACCAACATATCAACAGAGTTTTCCACACTGTCCACAATTAAAAATTATTTTATCCACATTGTATCGTATAAAACACGCTACTACATATTGAATAATCACAAGTTATGCACAAGTTATCAACATTTTGTGCATAAGTACGCGTGTTCGCTATTTAGTTCGCTCCTTTACCTGTGGATAATTTTCTGAAAAATTTGTCAATTGTGTTGTTTGATACTTACATTCTCTTACCACAGTTCTTATTTATCAACAATTATTCGACAATTAAAAAGAGATATCTAAAAATATAGATACCTCTTTCCTAAACTATATCCAGGATTTTAACTCCATTCCTGGGCGTCCATTCATCATTAAGTTTCCTCGAATGCCAGCCTCAAACATCGGCATTGCTGCTGCGCCAATCATTGCCGCATTATCAGTACACAATTTAAGGGGTGGGACAAAAAACGGGATACCTTCCTCTGCAAATACGGTCTCCAAAGAAGTTCGCAAACCTTTATTCGCTGCTACACCACCAGCTGCAATAACCTGTTTCACCTGATACTCGCGAGCTGCACGCAATGTTTTAGCTGTCAGCACTTCGACAACACTTTCCTGAAAGCCCTTGGCAACAGCCGCTGGTGAAATAGCTTCACCTCGTTGATCCATATTATGTTTATAATTGATGACGGCTGATTTTAAACCACTAAAGCTAAAATCATATGAATCCTCTTCCAACCATACTCTCGGAAAAGGTACAGCCTCACCTTCCTCATGAGCAAGCCGATCAATGTGTGGTCCACCAGGATAAGGTAAGTTTAAAACACGCGCCACTTTGTCATAAGCTTCACCAGCTGCATCATCTCGTGTTTCACCAATGACCTCAAAAGAGCCATGTTCCTTCATATACACAAGCTCTGTATGACCACCTGATACTACAAGTGCTAATAGGGGGAACTCCATTGGCTGAACAAGCGCATTGGCATAAATATGTCCTGCAATATGATGTACGCCAACAATTGGTAAGTTGTTCGCAAATGCAAAAGCCTTCGCCGCATTAATGCCAATCAACAATGCTCCCACAAGACCTGGACCCTCTGTAACAGCTACAGCATCTAAATCTGCTGGCTTTAAGTTTGCTTGATCTAATGCTTCTTCAATCACCATCGTAATTTGTTCTACATGATGACGTGATGCAATTTCAGGGACAACGCCACCAAAACGCTTATGACTCTCTATTTGAGAAGCAACAACATTCGAC encodes:
- a CDS encoding ABC transporter ATP-binding protein: MIVLQVNQLTKSFLADEILSGVKLEVQHRDRVALVGRNGAGKSTLLKIIAGQMSYDSGDIIIPKDIQIGYLEQHAGLNSTLTIWNEMMTIFESLLAQEQLLRSLEQQMADPTVYENPTMYAKVMSEYDQLQHTFKDAGGYQYESDIRSVLHGMQFYSEDYDKPISSLSGGQRTRLALAKLLLSKPDLLILDEPTNHLDIETLSWLESYLKSYEGAILIVSHDRYFLDQVVSIVYEVSRHRVTKYPGNYSAYLDEKAKNYERDVKLYERQQDEKAKLEDFIQKNIARASTTKMAQSRRKMLERTEWMESPDGDEKSASFGFTIERQSGNDVLSVDDLTIGYNDRTISSGINLRSFREDRIALVGPNGVGKSTLLKTIVKDLAPLVGGIRYGTNVQIGYYDQEQAKLSSNKSVLKELWDEWPLMNEKDIRTVLGRFLFSGEDVDKAVSSLSGGEKARLALAKLMMQKANFLILDEPTNHLDLDSKEVLENALIDYPGTLLFVSHDRYFINRIATKVVELSGTGSFEYLGDYDYYVEKKQELLELAQMNATSQTQVQQEQPDKASTSKIDKEAKKRERQIRRMIEDLESKMQETTAIVASLEEALCDSAIFTDHEKISNLQDELATAKEQHELLELEWLELNEELESINM
- the tsaD gene encoding tRNA (adenosine(37)-N6)-threonylcarbamoyltransferase complex transferase subunit TsaD — its product is MNNGMILAIESSCDETAAAIIRNGHEIVSNVVASQIESHKRFGGVVPEIASRHHVEQITMVIEEALDQANLKPADLDAVAVTEGPGLVGALLIGINAAKAFAFANNLPIVGVHHIAGHIYANALVQPMEFPLLALVVSGGHTELVYMKEHGSFEVIGETRDDAAGEAYDKVARVLNLPYPGGPHIDRLAHEEGEAVPFPRVWLEEDSYDFSFSGLKSAVINYKHNMDQRGEAISPAAVAKGFQESVVEVLTAKTLRAAREYQVKQVIAAGGVAANKGLRTSLETVFAEEGIPFFVPPLKLCTDNAAMIGAAAMPMFEAGIRGNLMMNGRPGMELKSWI